The following are encoded in a window of Penicillium oxalicum strain HP7-1 chromosome II, whole genome shotgun sequence genomic DNA:
- a CDS encoding Oligoribonuclease, whose translation MPLARSNDPLVWIDCEMTGLDPDHDTILQICCIITDAQLNVLEPEGFDAVIHHSDSVLDHMSACAAEAADSLLAYIRRHVPTPRTALLAGNSVHADKAFLARGPYARVLEHLHYRLLDVSSLKEAARRWGSEELLAQVPVKREVHLARDDILESIAEMRFYREKLFAPGRE comes from the exons ATGCCACTTGCCCGGTCGAATGACCCGCTGGTCTGGATCGACTGCGAA ATGACGGGTCTCGACCCCGACCACGACACCATTCTCCAAATTTGCTGCATCATCACCGATGCCCAGCTCAATGTCCTTGAACCCGAGGGATTCGACGCCGTCATCCACCACTCCGACTCCGTCCTGGACCACATGTCGGCCTG cgccgccgaagccgccgACTCGCTGCTGGCGTACATCCGTCGCCACGTCCCCACCCCGCGGACCGCTCTGCTGGCCGGCAACAGTGTCCACGCCGACAAGGCCTTTTTGGCCCGGGGACCCTATGCGCGGGTCTTGGAGCATTTGCACTACCGTCTGTTGGACGTGAGCAGTCTCAAGGAGGCGGCTCGACGATGGGGTAGTGAGGAGTTACTGGCCCAAGTGCCCGTGAAGCGGGAGGTTCATCTGGCTCGCGACGACATCTTGGAGAGTATCGCGGAGATGCGATTCTATCGAGAGAAATTGTTCGCACCGGGAAgggagtag
- a CDS encoding Disulfide-bond oxidoreductase YfcG, with the protein MSSNITLYTWPTPNGVKASITLEELGLPYKTEGIDITSNRQKEDWFLKINPNGRIPAITDGSQRVFESGSIMLYLADKYDTDRKISYAPGTPEYIEQVSWLMFQMGGLGPMQGQANHFRLFAGAHSDYGIKRYIDETKRLYSVLESRLKESPYLAGSKYTIADIANFSWVRSGPGALEIDLSEFPALKKWVETTD; encoded by the exons ATGTCGTCCAACATCACTCTCTACACTTGGCCCACGCCCAACGGCGTCAAGGCGTCCATCACCCTGGAAGAGCTTGGTCTGCCCTACAAGACGGAAGGAATTGACATCACCTCCAACCGTCAAAAGGAAGA CTGGTTCTTGAAGATTAACCCCAATGGTCGCATCCCCGCCATCACAGACGGCTCGCAGCGCGTCTTTGAGAGTGGCTCGATCATGCTCTACCTCGCTGACAAATACGACACCGACCGCAAGATCAGCTACGCACCCGGGACTCCCGAATATATCGAGCAGGTCTCTTGGTTGATGTTCCAAATGGGTGGACTCGGTCCCATGCAGG GCCAAGCCAACCACTTCCGTCTCTTTGCCGGTGCGCACTCTGACTATGGTATCAAGCGCTACATTGACGAAACCAAGCGTCTATACTCTGTGCTTGAATCCCGTCTGAAGGAGAGCCCTTACCTGGCGGGTTCCAAGTACACCATCGCCGACATTGCCAACTTCTCCTGGGTGCGCAGCGGCCCTGGTGCCCTTGAGATTGACCTCTCCGAGTTCCCCGCCTTGAAGAAATGGGTCGAGACGACAGATTGA
- a CDS encoding Efflux pump aflT: MTAASSVTDVEATPQKVTTGVAEKDDAASQQEQEYPNFAKAIVIILALYLAVFLVALDQTIIGTAIPRITDQFKSISDIAWYGSAYFLTSTALQPSYGRIYKIFNVKWAFLVAITLFEVGSLICGVAPTSTALIVGRAIAGIGVAGIFSGALVIISMTVPLPKRPLVFGMFGLVWGVSSIAGPLLGGVFTDSVSWRWCFYINLPIGGLSIGVIVLFLHLPPNNEYSGVPLLTRIKELDLIGASLLIPAIICLLLALQWGGNQYP, encoded by the exons ATGACGGCCGCCAGTAGTGTGACCGATGTGGAGGCGACGCCACAGAAAGTGACCACGGGGGTCGCGGAGAAGGATGATGCCGCCAGCCAACAAGAGCAAGAATACCCTAATTTTGCCAAGgcgatcgtcatcatcctcgccttGTACCTTGCTGTCTTCCTGGTTGCGCTGGACCAGACCATCATCGGCACAGCCATCCCACGCATCACTGACCAGTTCAAGAGCATCTCGGACATTGCGTGGTATGGCAGTGCGTACTTCTTGACATCGACTGCCCTCCAGCCCTCGTATGGACGGATCTACAAGATCTTCAAC GTCAAATGGGCTTTCTTGGTCGCCATCACCCTCTTTGAAGTCGGCTCCTTGATCTGCGGCGTAGCTCCCACCAGCACGGCCTTGATCGTTGGGCGAGCCATCGCGGGTATCGGTGTCGCTGGTATTTTCTCGGGAGCCTTAGTGATCATCTCAATGACCGTCCCTCTTCCTAAGCGACCCTTGGTCTTTGGCATGTTCGGTCTTGTCTGGGGTGTCAGTTCGATTGCTGGCCCTCTGCTCGGAGGTGTCTTCACCGACAGTGTCTCATGGAGATGGTGCTTTTACATCAACTTGCCCATCGGTGGTCTGTCCATCGGTGTCATTGTTCTTTTCCTGCACTTACCTCCAAACAATGAATATTCCGGCGTCCCCCTCTTGACACGTATCAAGGAGTTGGATCTCATCGGTGCAAGCTTGCTGATCCCCGCCATCATCTGTCTCCTGCTGGCTCTTCAGTGGGGCGGTAACCAGTACCCGTGA
- a CDS encoding Efflux pump roqT, producing the protein MLFGGAFFLLVYYVPIFFQSVEGSSAMKSGIQLLPMMLATVVSSVVIGAATTAVGYYTPFLIVSSAITAIGTGLITTYDIDISAGKWIGYQILVGAGTGAGFQVPMTAVQTVLPAADIPVGTAAVMAAQTLGGALFIAVAQSVFQNGLISGIQKYAPTVNPEAIVGGGATATRRVLTDLGQIDQLHNVIKAYMSGLRNAYRVSLALAVVAFVASLFLEWKSVKKAGNKGEVAVPAL; encoded by the coding sequence ATGCTCTTCGGAGGCGCCTTCTTCCTGCTTGTCTACTATgttcccatcttcttccagagTGTTGAAGGGTCCAGTGCAATGAAGTCAGGTATTCAGCTGTTGCCCATGATGTTGGCTACCGTCGTCTCTTCGGTCGTCATTGGTGCTGCCACAACGGCGGTGGGATACTACACTCCCTTCCTCATTGTCAGTTCAGCCATCACCGCCATCGGCACCGGCCTGATCACCACTTACGACATTGATATCTCGGCCGGAAAGTGGATCGGTTACCAGATCCTGGTCGGCGCCGGTACCGGTGCCGGCTTCCAAGTGCCCATGACTGCCGTCCAGACCGTGCTGCCGGCTGCCGACATCCCCGTCGGCACAGCCGCCGTGATGGCTGCCCAGACTCTTGGAGGAGCTCTCTTCATTGCCGTGGCTCAGTCAGTCTTCCAGAACGGTCTGATCAGTGGCATCCAAAAGTATGCCCCCACTGTGAACCCTGAAGCGATCGTGGGTGGAGGCGCCACTGCCACACGCCGGGTACTCACCGACTTGGGTCAGATCGACCAGCTGCACAACGTGATCAAGGCGTACATGAGCGGTCTGCGCAACGCATACCGGGTCAGTCTTGCACTTGCAGTGGTGGCCTTTGTGGCTAGTTTGTTCCTGGAATGGAAGAGTGTGAAGAAGGCAGGGAACAAGGGAGAGGTCGCTGTACCTGCGCTGTGA
- a CDS encoding Oxysterol-binding protein yields the protein MVKLGSVGGHWTLGTQSQDLGEIIGPATFGQPLYCFFQRRSVFLDRTPLHPLHHLTDRVLGLLGRTPLRLCRPAKEADPEKRALLVLKWFLTTLHQQYCSRSEKLGSEKKPLNPFLGELFIGKWLASPDSDVGETTLISEQVSHHPPVTAYAIQNQKHGVELQGYNAQKASFSSTIQVKQIGHAQYTITPPGSSEKEKYLITLPSLHIESLIYGTPFVELEKSTKIASSTGYIAKIDYSGKGWLSGKKNTFTASLYKASEGEKKPLYVVEGQWSDAFTIKNARTKEVVDRWVVKENETTPLTLAPLEQQDLWESRRAWADVAENIKKGDMDAVSGYKSRIENAQRELRRAEKAEGREWERRFFNRIDEKDDDPLFQQVANSVDLAGQLEADKTGGVWRFDPNRAAAAQPPYHKVGSEGLGLSQ from the exons ATGGTCAAGTTGGGGTCGGTTGGTGGACATTGGACACTGGGCACTCAGAGCCAGGATCTGGGCGAGATCATCGGTCCAGCAACGTTTGGGCAACCTC TCTATTGCTTCTTTCAACGGCGATCTGTCTTCCTTGACCGCACCCCCCTTCAtcctctccaccacctcaCTGACCGAGTACTCGGCCTACTGGGCCGAACACCCCTCCGTCTTTGTCGCCCCGCCAAAGAGGCCGATCCGGAGAAGCGCgccctcctcgtcctcaAGTGGTTCCTCACCACCCTCCACCAGCAGTATTGCAGTCGAAGCGAGAAGCTGGGCAGTGAGAAGAAGCCGTTGAACCCGTTCCTGGGTGAACTCTTCATTGGCAAGTGGCTTGCAAGCCCCGACTCGGATGTGGGTGAAACCACTTTGATCAGTGAGCAAGTGAG TCACCACCCGCCTGTCACGGCCTATGCGATTCAAAACCAGAAGCACGGCGTCGAG CTGCAAGGATACAATGCTCAGAAAGCGTCCTTTTCAAGTACCATCCAAGTGAAGCAGATTGGACACGCCCAATACACCATCACTCCACCCGGCTCCagcgagaaggagaagtaTCTCATCACCCTCCCAAGCCTCCACATCGAGTCCCTCATCTACGGAACTCCATTCGTGGAGTTGGAGAAGTCGACCAAGATCGCCAGCAGCACTGGCTACATCGCCAAGATCGACTACTCGGGCAAGGGCTGGTTGAGCGGCAAAAAGAACACCTTTACTGCCAGCCTGTACAAGGCCagcgagggagagaagaagcctCTCTACGTTGTGGAGGGACAGTGGTCTGATGCCTTCACGATCAAGAACGCTCGCACTAAAGAAGTGGTCGATCGCTGGGTGGTCAAGGAGAATGAGACAACTCCCCTGACCCTGGCGCCTCTCGAACAGCAAGATTTGTGGGAGAGTCGTCGCGCCTGGGCCGATGTCGCCGAAAACATCAAAAAGGGCGACATGGATGCCGTCTCCGGGTACAAATCTCGTATCGAAAACGCCCAACGTGAGTTGCGCCGTGCGGAAAAGGCCGAGGGTCGCGAGTGGGAACGTCGGTTCTTCAACCGCATCGACGAAAAGGACGATGATCCCCTGTTCCAGCAAGTGGCGAACTCTGTTGATCTCGCTGGCCAGCTCGAGGCAGACAAGACCGGTGGCGTTTGGCGCTTTGACCCAAACCGCGCCGCGGCTGCCCAGCCACCCTATCACAAGGTTGGAAGCGAAGGCTTGGGACTGTCTCAGTga
- a CDS encoding Saccharopine dehydrogenase, with protein sequence MSGQKIWLRAETKPAEARSALTPTTCKALIDAGYDVTVERSTQRIFDDEEFAKIGAPLVEEGSWVKDAPKDAVILGLKELPEDDFPLEHVHVTFAHCYKQQGGWENVLSRWHRGKGLLLDLEFLTDESGRRVAAFGFSAGYAGSALAIKNWAWQLTHPEGESLPGEVPYANQDLLIASVKESVEAGKKVAGHYPKILVIGALGRCGKGAVQLAKDVGVPESNIIQWDMAETAKGGPFNEIIESDIFVNCIYLSSPIPPFVNTETLSTPSRKLSVVCDVSADTTNPHNPIPIYDITTTFDKPTVPVQLPASTQGPPLSVISIDHLPSLLPRESSEQFSQALLPSLLQLKDRKSARVWVQAEDLFNEKVATLPASLRA encoded by the exons ATGTCTGGACAGAAGATTTGGCTGCGCGCTGAAACCAAGCCCGCTGAGGCTCGCTCCGCCT TGACCCCAACCACTTGCAAGGCTTTGATTGATGCAGGATACGATGTGACCGTTGAGCGGTCAACGCAGCGTATTTTCGACG ATGAGGAATTCGCCAAG ATTGGAGCTCCTCTTGTCGAGGAAGGCTCGTGGGTCAAGGATGCGCCCAAAGATGCAGTGATTCTGGGTCTCAAGGAACTACCGGAGGACGACTTTCCTTTAGAGCACGTTCACGTCACATTTGCACACTGCTACAAGCAGCAAGGTGGATGGGAGAACGTGCTCAGCCGTTGGCATCGGGGAAAGGGTCTCCTGCTGGATCTGGAGTTCCTCACCGATGAGTCAGGCCGCCGTGTGGCTGCTTTTGGTTTCTCCGCTGGCTATGCCGGCTCTGCTTTGGCGATCAAGAACTGGGCCTGGCAACTGACTCACCCCGAAGGCGAGTCTCTCCCTGGTGAGGTTCCTTACGCCAACCAGGATCTCCTGATCGCTTCCGTCAAGGAGAGTGTGGAGGCTGGTAAGAAGGTTGCGGGCCACTATCCTAAGATTCTTGTCATTGGAGCG CTGGGTCGCTGTGGCAAGGGTGCCGTGCAGTTGGCCAAGGACGTTGGTGTCCCCGAATCGAACATTATCCAGTGGGATATGGCAGAGACTGCCAAGG GTGGCCCATTCAACGAGATCATTGAGAGCGATATTTTCGTCAA CTGCATCTACCTAAGCTCCCCCATTCCTCCTTTTGTCAACACCGAAACTCTCTCGACTCCCAGCCGCAAGCTTTCTGTCGTCTGCGACGTCAGTGCCGACAC CACCAACCCCCACAACCCTATTCCAATTTACGACATCACCACGACCTTTGACAAGCCGACAGTACCCGTCCAGCTGCCGGCCAGCACCCAGGGACCTCCCCTGAGCGTGATTAGCATTGACCATCTGCCCTCTTTGCTTCCCCGTGAAAGTTCGGAGCAGTTCAGTCAGGCCCTTCTGCCCAGCCTGCTTCAGCTGAAGGACCGCAAGTCTGCGCGCGTTTGGGTGCAGGCTGAGGACCTTTTCAATGAGAAGGTTGCCACGCTGCCCGCATCCCTCCGTGCCTAA
- a CDS encoding Ubiquitin carboxyl-terminal hydrolase 16: MQEKPTTVAAYAAGASLAAVALFYVFGPNYTIDGDESSDSNRKKSIVGLSNMANDCFINSVLQALAGLGDLRVYLIRELHRRDLDGPEIYNAVPSPEQLPRAQREDKLRELQQGIITRALKEMLDRLNERPIYKKIISAREFIQALEFAFRTRISRNQQDAQEFLQIVLERLCDEYHAGVSARRRALGPIASPAEAGKMDSGAETDAEVEVRIDDGSPNGLPAIIDNKLKQIDSEAGFPFEGKLESQIVCQHCHYEYKPKQTAFVNLTLQVPQKSSTTLNSCFDGLLKTEYIDDFRCDRCRLQHAIEYKTQERSKAYTENDQGRLDTEIKRIRDAIENDPEDELEGVVMPPAELAPKRKIARHMRIVSFPRVIAIHLSRSIYDRNSSTKNAAKVSFPERLPLGGILNQTWYKLLAIVCHKGSHQSGHYESFRRNHLYAPFSTPEAFSSYAQSRVASETPSAAPSPRLAPRSARDADAEVDSSNLSSTTSSTSLSHTAPASSQLSPPLPRLNTSHSRRSFQSNHSRSSTPQVASGSDENTSPASDQGRFSTSSAPRPSRTIPRSSSEAIAGVSSRLRRRRKPNDRWWRISDEKVKECKTSDVLGMQKEVYLLFYEMDRAECSPMAATGRL, encoded by the coding sequence ATGCAAGAGAAGCCCACCACGGTCGCGGCCTACGCGGCCGGGGCCTCACTCGCCGCCGTCGCACTGTTCTACGTCTTCGGGCCGAATTACACAATTGACGGGGATGAGTCCAGCGACAGCAACCGAAAGAAGAGCATTGTGGGACTGTCGAACATGGCCAATGACTGCTTTATCAATTCGGTTCTGCAGGCTCTGGCCGGTCTGGGAGACCTCCGTGTGTACTTGATCCGAGAACTGCATCGGCGCGACCTGGACGGGCCGGAAATCTACAATGCGGTACCCAGTCCAGAGCAGCTGCCGCGAGCCCAGCGGGAGGATAAACTGCGAGAGTTGCAGCAGGGAATCATCACCCGGGCATTGAAAGAGATGCTGGACCGATTGAACGAGCGGCCCATTTACAAAAAGATCATCTCCGCCCGCGAATTCATCCAGGCATTGGAGTTTGCCTTCCGGACGCGCATCAGCCGCAACCAACAAGATGCGCAGGAATTTTTGCAGATCGTCCTCGAACGACTTTGCGACGAATATCATGCGGGAGTGAGCGCCCGGCGACGCGCTCTCGGCCCGATCGCGTCGCCCGCAGAAGCTGGAAAGATGGACTCGGGCGCAGAAACCGACGCTGAGGTGGAAGTGCGAATCGACGATGGTTCACCGAATGGCCTCCCCGCGATCATTGATAATAAGCTGAAGCAGATTGATAGCGAGGCGGGGTTCCCCTTTGAGGGAAAACTGGAATCCCAGATCGTGTGTCAGCACTGTCACTATGAATACAAGCCCAAGCAGACGGCCTTTGTCAATCTTACCCTTCAGGTGCCGCAGAAAAGTTCCACTACGCTCAACTCGTGCTTCGATGGTTTACTGAAGACGGAATACATTGATGATTTCCGATGCGACCGGTGTCGTCTTCAGCATGCAATCGAGTACAAAACACAAGAAAGGTCCAAGGCTTACACAGAAAATGACCAGGGCCGTCTTGACACAGAGATCAAGCGTATACGGGACGCCATAGAGAACGATCCCGAAGATGAGCTCGAGGGCGTCGTGATGCCACCCGCGGAGCTGGCCCCCAAACGGAAAATCGCCCGTCATATGCGTATTGTGTCCTTCCCCAGGGTGATTGCGATTCATCTCTCGCGCTCAATCTACGACCGCAATAGCTCCACCAAGAATGCAGCCAAGGTGTCGTTCCCAGAGCGATTGCCTCTCGGTGGGATCCTCAATCAAACTTGGTATAAATTACTGGCGATTGTGTGCCATAAAGGCAGTCATCAGAGTGGCCACTACGAGTCCTTCCGACGCAATCATCTCTACGCACCCTTTTCGACCCCGGAAGCCTTCAGCTCTTATGCACAGAGTCGCGTGGCTAGCGAGACTCCTTCCGCAGCGCCCAGTCCACGACTCGCACCGCGAAGTGCTCGCGATGCGGATGCTGAAGTCGATAGCAGCAATCTCTCGTCAACCACTTCATCCACCTCTCTTTCCCATACGGCTCCCGCCTCCTCCCAGCTGAGCCCACCTTTACCCCGACTCAATACCTCTCATTCGCGCCGATCATTCCAGAGTAATCACTCGCGGTCTTCCACCCCTCAGGTTGCATCCGGGTCCGACGAGAACACCAGTCCCGCCTCAGATCAAGGGCGATTCAGCACCTCCTCTGCTCCGCGTCCGTCACGGACTATCCCACGCTCATCAAGTGAGGCCATCGCGGGGGTGAGCTCGCGactccgccgccgccgtaAGCCCAACGATCGATGGTGGCGGATCTCCGACGAAAAGGTCAAGGAGTGCAAGACCTCGGACGTGCTGGGCATGCAAAAGGAGGTCTATCTGCTCTTCTACGAGATGGACCGGGCTGAATGTAGCCCCATGGCGGCCACGGGTCGTCTGTAG